The nucleotide sequence AAAATGATCAATGCATCACTATCATCATCTACAAATGCAATGCATCATTATCATTCGCTCTGCTAGTGTGACTACTGTCAGTCACGCTACACTAGTCTATGGGCTCTGGTTCGGCGTCCATGCAGGTCTCCCAGGGGTTTCTGGGCATGTGTGGCATGGAGATGATGAGGAGGCTGATGCcgctgaggaagaggagggtgaAGGCGGCGCAGGCGCAAGCGAAGGACCACGAATAGTAGTACTCGATCCATATGGTCTCGTCGCTGTCAATCATGCGTTTGACCGACTGCCTCATGATCTCCACCGAGATGACGATGCACAGACCTGTGAGGGTGAGGAAGGTCACAGAGGTTAAAAGGCGAATAAAGATGGTGTCTTTTTGGTTGCGTCTGGGGTTTCTAGACTATTGATTTACTGGCGTTAAGTTACACCGTCCTGCAAGTCTTTGTGTATGTATAAACACTCACAGCTGCTTCCCACCTATTGCTACTGCACAAATGTAGCAAGTTGTAATAATCATCCTTGttaaaaagaagtgtgcttaattttGTTGAAAAAACAGTTTTAAGAAGATATATTGAGTTTAACATAGCGATTACCTGCAAAAGCAAAGAACATGCCAGCCGGTCTCAGCAGGTAGTCTCTGCCCTTCCCAAAAGCCCCCAGGAGGCAGAGACTGCCCAGGGTCATGAAGGCCAAACTGAAGATGGCAATGGCGGCAGCGGAGATGTTGTACTCTGACGGAAGAAAATCACAGAGCGGATCAGAGCGAGACCAGGTCTTCCTGAGATCTTACGGCAACATTATTATTCAATTCAATGCTTCAATTATGCATACAGCTGTCATAGAGAATTCTAGTTATTATATTACCACATCTCAATTCAGTATTTAATATATGTGGTAAATCTGTGCTATGTGAGGCTAATCTGCTAGCATGCTAAAGGGAGCAAAAAGTAAGCTTTGTGTGTATTCTGATGTGTGAGTTTATTTCTTTCAAGGTTAGTGAGGTTGGGTTCCTAATTCCCAAATGAGAATCCAAGGTTAATGAACCATATGTTTTTGATAGGTTTACGTTTATTTGTCCAATTTCATTTGTGGTTATCAGTGATTTTTATTGCAGCTGCTGCTTCACCAAAAGAGCTTGCCTTCACCAAACAGCTCTGCAGGCACCTGTATCTGTATCATTCAAGGATGACTTCATCTACTCTGCTAATGCAGATGATCTGGCTAATCAGTCTGACCTCTAGACTAATGTTGAGTTTAACGCGTCATTAATTAGTAATACAGACAGATCGATGAGTATTGGCATTTTAGGATGCGGCTCAGGAAATGTGTGGCGATGAAGCATTTGTGCTTCGCTTCACGTCTCGCTGCATTCAGCGCTTTATTAAACACAGATAAGGCTTTATTCCACTTTAACTCAATGAACAAGCTGTTTGGTTGCCAGATTGCACCTACCTGAGATCGGTAGACATTATGTCTAACTGAAACCgaaaaaaagtttcagtcttaAGAGTAACGtggtatttatatagcacaactTTGTGATATTGAATCTTTATATCTTGGAGAAAATACTTGCATATGCAAAACCCGTTGCCACAACAGTGTGTTGTTATGCATTACCAAGTTATTCAGAGGGTCACAAGTTAACAGGATTGGTTTAACATTTATCAGGCAAAAATTCTAAGGAAAATTGCTTGGGAAAGCAGAATGTTCATGTCTGTTGTGTACAGTAAACAGTGCTGGGTAGTGACAGATTACATGTACCAAAAAATAGGTATTGGTTATtagattataacattttaaaatactttttttaattgatatttgtTTTGGTTGATAGTCACATGCTGGCAAtttttagcttttcattaaaatcacataccccctgcagttccttcacaaaccccattttgggaaaccttgatgtaatgtaatgcacttcattttgttaattacaatgaatggaatataatttatttctcttAGCATAAAAAAAAACCGTGCAAGATTATCGAACAATTTAGTTAAGTTAaacaagttaggtcaaaagtaatcaaaaagtagtcatTTAACATTACCTATAATATGTAATCAAaaaatttttgtcatgtaatttgtcCGGGATTCATTAACAGACTACAATTTGCAAGCACTCCAGCCATCACTGAGAACGGCTTACACAGCAAACTGAATTTGATTTCCTCCATCTCTGCTTGGTTTTAAGTGGAAAACTTTGCACTATCCACACATGGTTTCAAAGGGGGGAAACCTTACCTTTCTGAGTCTTTACTTCAAAAACTTCAGCCTCTTCCCCTGATGTGAAGTGTTTGAAGTAGGAGCAGTTCTTGACTGCAAAACAAGATGAAAACAGTGATTGTAGCTGAGGGCTGCAGGTGCTGCCGTAGCCTGTAGTTAAGATGCAGGCAAACTACCAATGAGCCCGCTTGACATTTTCTCCAGAGATCATAGCCGGGTGCACATACACAAGCCAGGCATTCGTGCATGTCCATCGAATGGATCATGAATTCTGAATTATGTGTGGAGAGCATGTGATGACTTTGTGCAAGCTTTCTTGCTTGAAGTGTGCACGATTTGTATGTGCTTTTTAGATAGGAAGGCAAATTGTGACAAGATCTGTTTCCTACCAttattttgctttaacatgtATTGCACATGCCTAATGTTCCCCCTCTTGGGGTAATTAACAGATATGAGCTTCTAGCCCATGGGTTCATCAGGTTACAGGTCAACAAACTTGCAAACTAGTCCTCTCTCTGGTATCTCCCAGGGCAGTTGTATAAGTCAGGTTATGTAAGAGTTCATACTGTAGGAACCTCTTCTTTAGATTAAACTCATAAAGCAACCTCAGCATCCCCTGTGCCGGGAGAGAGACTGACAGAGGAGCTGTTTGTTGCGCTGGACCAAGAATCTCCAGAACGAGCGGGGGGTTGGGGGTGGCCCTATGTATAGGTAACCTAGCAACAGGCTGGTCTTAGCTTTATTAGTAAAGGCAGACTGACAGCGGCGAGGGGTTGGGATGCATCATGCCGTGCTGCTTTAGAGCGTGATTTACTCAGCTTATTTGACTATTCCCATCACAGGCCCTTAATGCAAGATGTTGTGGAGGAGTTCATCTCACGATTGGCCTCTGAGAGCCTTTGGCCATAGTGTTTGGCGCCATGTGTGGGCTAATACACATGTTGGGTCGTGGTCAGATGTCTAGCCCTGCGTTAGCATTTCAATACCCTCAACCCACGATGTGAGACTTGATTTAATTGTGTTTCGAGCCCTTTGCGGCAATAGAGAGTTGTGGAGTGTGTATTGTGGCGATTCATTGACATCCCTCCATGTTTTCCCCGTCTTTTCATGTCCTCTTCACCTGTCTTGCTTCGGTAGGCCTGTCAGCGTCCTTCATCCATCTGACAGAGACACACAAGGACAGAGCGATCACGAATCAGTCCCAGATAAAAGGGCTGCTCTTGACAAATCTGTCATTTCGTATAGAATCCGAGACCTGTGCCGTGCGCCTTGCTCTGCATGTAGGCAGATCTGTTTTTCAGCAATGATTGTACCTAAAGCTCAAAAAGAACAGCGTGAGTCTTTTCAGTTCCAAACGAGGAGCCAAAAATAGCGATTTGGGGCGTATCATTGACCTAGCAGTTTTGTTAATGGAAGCACTTATTTCATGGAGGAGGTCGATTGCTGGGTTGCAGTGGCTGTCATATTAGTTTTTACATCTTGATTAAAGCTCCCTCCTTTCTGTGGCCAAAACAAACAGAGCACTGGGCCTGGCAGGTTTCCGAGCGTTGTGAGGCAGCTGTGCTGTTTTTATTCTGGTAAATATGGAGCAGTGGCTCAAGAAAACAGAGGTGTCCTCTTTTGTCCAGTTGTAGAGGGACCATTAGATTCTGGGTCAATTTTAGAGGAGGAAGAGGACACAGCTAACCCGCTAAGGGTGCTAATATCTGGGTCACACAAGGGAAGTGGCTTCCTCCGGGGGCCTCCGTGCCTTTGCAGACGTTTGGCTGACAAACTGAGATAAAGCCCCTGCAGCACAAAGgtactaaaggaatagttcaaccaaactGTCATTAGCCTCAtcattaccctcatgttgttcaaaacaaaTGACTTTCTGTCTATGGTGGAGCACCAAAAAAGAACACAAGCAGTGACTAGGGCCCATCAAGTTGACAAAAGAGCACcacttgttttgaaaaatgcagcaCTGAATGCCTCTTCTGTCATGTTGCCGTAATAATAAAACAGTTGACATACTTGCTCCTGTAAACAAAAGCTTGCAATGCTTGCCCCACCCCTGGGATCTTCTTAATTATCAAGCCACTTTGATTTTCTAAACAGTATGACATCATACTGCTCAAGCCCCACCCACTACCGCTGTTGGACTCTCTAGTATTAACATATTTCCCCCCTTAGCAAGTATGCTGTCCGCCAATCTCTCATGCTCAAGCAGCTGTACCGACAACAATGTCTCGTAAGCAATGCAGGTGTTTTGTAGTTGGATGTAAAAGTGAACATAAGAACCTTTGTTTTCTTCCGACATCAAATCCACTGAGGACGCAGtggattagttttgtttttaatggtaATGTACCACCAAATACACAGAGGGGTGGGCTCAACAGTAGCTCATTATAACTTAAAGCAACATGCACCGAATTCACAACGGTTTTTGACAAAGTAAAAAGAGTGTTGTTTTACACAAACACTGAGggattttaaccaaagtatgttgcaAACATTTCATGGAGACCCTAAtgaatcataccaacttgtgtAAAAATGGGCATCGGATTTGCACTCATAAGCGAAAAGCTGCAAAAGACTACTACGAGTACTACGGTCATACGCATCCGCCTAGCGTGCTTGtttagaaaaacaatggaaaagtagcAGACTGGAATGGAAAAACTCGTTCTGTGTGAATTGACCCTAAAAGTCCATATGACTTGTGTGCTGTAAATCTTTTGAAGCCATACGCTAACTTTCTGTGATGAAGTTTGAAGTTATTCATGGAAAATCTCGGTACAGTGCTTTTGGTAACAGTAACAAGAGACGATACCATCTGCTATGATGCCATGACACTTTTTGATGCATcgaaaaacattcttcaaaatatattattttctcttccacagaggaaagaaagtcGGTGCGTAaacaattacataattttcatttttggcttgaactacccctttaactattcctttaaacaattATATCCCACAATACTGTATCAGAATCCACTGTTTGGTTCCATTTTCAAGTTGTTTCAAGCCACTTAAAATGGCTATTTTAACATAATTAACTCCACTGGGAAGATCGAGAGACATTTTAACAGACCTGAGTGTTGAATGAGTGTGAAATGCTAGATTCCCTTGAAGAACTTGATAAGTCTCGCCAACACTCTTAGCTCTTCTTTTCCCCCTGTGAGAAGCAAGTCTGGGAGTGAAGCCAAGAATCAGTGAGCGAGCAGGAATATAACTACTTAAATGCTAATGT is from Carassius auratus strain Wakin chromosome 28, ASM336829v1, whole genome shotgun sequence and encodes:
- the LOC113046608 gene encoding voltage-dependent calcium channel gamma-1 subunit-like; its protein translation is MLEDKKTKVKITFLVILVGISSMLAAVVTDHWAVLSPRVEQLNTTCEAAHFGLWRLCKKSIFIVEEDPQGKGCGPISLPGVKNCSYFKHFTSGEEAEVFEVKTQKEYNISAAAIAIFSLAFMTLGSLCLLGAFGKGRDYLLRPAGMFFAFAGLCIVISVEIMRQSVKRMIDSDETIWIEYYYSWSFACACAAFTLLFLSGISLLIISMPHMPRNPWETCMDAEPEPID